A genomic window from Maylandia zebra isolate NMK-2024a linkage group LG20, Mzebra_GT3a, whole genome shotgun sequence includes:
- the ncoa6 gene encoding nuclear receptor coactivator 6 isoform X1 translates to MAHHRTPPETSQRTEYLEADNESDRDSGVGDDAGEDADSCHESTVTEEEKLENHDGGEGKSGEGEDFTVFVAFQGNMDDEDFIQKLETILRGIPNVLDMGPERLQPQHVEPWNSVRVTFNIPRDAAERLRLLAQNNQQQLRDLGILSVQIEGEGAINVAMGPNRGQEVRVNGPMGAPGQIRMDAGFPGQPGPGGVRMANPSMVPPGPGMVGQTMLPSSSGQIHPRLQRPPSQTDAMDPMMSVQQQQQLQHQQAGPHGSGPMPPQAAHHMQALQAGRPLNPAALQQLQHQHHQQQQAQLSQLGPRPPFNQSGQMAAPSGWNQLPPGVLQPPTAQGGPAWRKPPPQAQMVQRPPSLATVQTPSHPPPPYPVGSQQAGQVFGAMGQGQLQQQQQQAGMGQFAAPQPKGQQPATGVAGPPRPPPPLPPTTGPQGNLTAKSPGSSSSPFQQGSPGTPPMMAQRPTTPQGFPQGIGSPGRAALSQQGNMQQAFMGMPQHGQPGAQVHPGMPKRPIGFPTPNFVQGQVSASTPGTPVGGPGQQLQSSQAMAHTGAQPSASTPNSMQGPPHAPPNVMGVQSSMAGSAPGTTAGPSMGQQQPGLQTQMMGLQHQAQPVSSSPSQMVQGQGAGQTVLSRPINQGQRGGMTPPKQMMPQQGQGVMHGQGQMVGGQGHQAMLLQQQQQQQQQQQNSMMEQMVANQMQGNKQAFGGKMPAGVMPGQMMRGPSPNVPGNMAQFQGQVGPQQMTPQQQQQMAQLQQQQMQQHQLQQQLQQQQQHQQMNQQQSQQVPVAGNPNQVMGMHGQQMRLPSGHPLIQQQLQQQQLQQQQKQQQAMMQQQQQQQQQQAAQQHPHAMGDPNSGTGDLGVQQMVPDMQAQQQQSMMGGPQHMQMGNGHFPGHGMNFNSQFPGQMQIAGPCGQPGGFPVSKDVTLTSPLLVNLLQSDISASQFGPGGKQGAGGGNPAKPKKKKPARKKKPKEGEGQQQVEGLGSLEVAAGMEDAELPNLGGEHGMGLDNAGQKHPEFANRPGGFPGQPGDQRVLQQVPMQFMQQQQQPPSQQQQQQQQQQQPPSQQQQQQMQQQQQQQQPPSQQQQQQMQHIQQQQMQQQQMQHQQQQMQQQIQQQQQQLQQQQQLQQQQQQLQQQQQLQQQQMQHMQQIQGLQNAQGQQGMTGQQTTGQGQPQMHPHQLQQQPQQQPHLQQQQQQQMMMMLKMQQEQAKNRMPIPPGGQLPPRGMGNQTEVQRHPVSQQGNMPVMISLQGPGGVPPSPDKARGMPLIVNPQLAGAARRMSHSDAGQAPQGTGSEEAPSGAHSKQDRPGGPEMGGQPGNGTQQIVGNQASNTHMMKQVPGSAQMPQHTGASPQQQLPTQPQQGGPMPGLHFPNVPTTSQSSRPKTPNRASPRPYHHPLTPTNRPPSTEPSEINLSPERLNASIAGLFPPKINIPLPPRQPNLNRGFDQQGLNPTTLKAIGQAPPNLTLPGNNNGSAGGNNTNNNQQAFSAGSGTGMVGAKQDKPAGVQGKRASPSNSRRSSPASSRKSATPSPGRQKGAKMAVTGPPHQQQLVSPQGQTMMLSPTSVPPSPVSMASQVTGSMEAQQTQSNLHGIQGNPADGVRDSQGMITAEQRQIPQSQSQPQPLRELSAPRMTSPRLPAPQQPKTDLELQACTVDRQLTHSAPVQESEVSPAIRAAPTSLNQLLDNTGVPNMSLRTVQSSTVRDVMGKDSPKSAFDPERPLHSNSQSTDVAVSVANTAETEAKLKPAVPVPTSSPNLLPVSVPGSHPPNSMNSNTTPSLNQNPVSSLGVIPSSNVNATPTHTVSTNTNATTSVNPSTIASSQISSASTVSSSSNSSSAVNPIGSATKPSPSPKTVTSVHSVIQIPASSSTISPNQITVFVASNPITSAPASQPPTSMVSTMVAVPHRNIRPQDIRQQSSASRPPQFITTTPVFINPIFQVPSSSVAPNTTVVSQSVTMVGSIQVSNANIQLSAAPSSTQSSGTNMTSSQPTRNAVGQLQIATSMSSPAPAPPLGLQSNPAANKTESPGEAISTPKSHPVPQPSPHPNPSASPFQPPLASPLPCSSPGAVNTVRKSPVSSSPTAQLRSKPAQVAVAVSVTADSQQSPVERPAQGHTGAVPPQVFHPPASPAIQIEAQAPHTTAVSQNTLAISAVSSPVPVPGQVTAPTQIISQTQAHAPASVSTPMQAVTSQAPVVAVVGTPTGVSSSAVLSTVPLVQSPVPSIIPTLATPGPVREGSQTTSSPAANPSGVPAGQSDPATAVEPSIPTAGAAAETTQTTAAPIQQEAPQSQEPTATEKTGEEASTGSEQGWAKKRKAPINLVSRAAVEKPKGPSRRSSRAEKEVEEEPVADSSLRKRSARPATSAAVKEAGASPTQAKRRKSK, encoded by the exons ATGGCACACCACCGCACCCCACCTGAGACATCCCAGAGGACGGAGTACCTAGAGGCTGATAATGAATCCGACAGGGACTCTGGTGTTGGGGATGATGCAGGAGAGGATGCTGACAGTTGCCATGAAAGCACAGTAACAGAAGAAGAGAAACTTGAGAACCACGATGGCGGGGAAGGAAAAAGTGGGGAGGGAGAAGATTTTACAGTCTTTGTTGCCTTTCAAGGAAATATGGATGATGAAGACTTCATTCAGAAACTTGAGACAATCCTCAGAGGGATACCAAACGTGCTTGATATGG GCCCTGAGCGGCTTCAACCACAGCATGTGGAGCCGTGGAACAGTGTGCGGGTTACCTTCAACATTCCTCGGGATGCTGCTGAGCGTCTCCGTCTGTTGGCCCAGAAcaaccagcagcagctcagagacCTGGGGATTCTCTCTGTCCAGATAGAAG GGGAAGGTGCCATCAATGTGGCTATGGGACCAAATCGAGGACAAGAAGTCAGGGTGAATGGACCAATGGGTGCACCTGGTCAGATAAGAATGGATGCTGGTTTTCCTGGTCAGCCTGGTCCAG GAGGGGTTCGAATGGCTAATCCATCAATGGTTCCTCCAGGGCCTGGCATGGTAGGTCAGACTATGTTACCAAGTAGTAGTGGACAGATCCACCCTCGACTTCAGAGACCACCTTCACAAACAG ATGCGATGGATCCAATGATGTCAGtccaacagcagcaacagcttCAGCACCAACAGGCTGGTCCCCATGGCTCAGGCCCCATGCCTCCTCAAGCTGCACATCACATGCAGGCTCTACAGGCTGGGAGACCGCTCAATCCTGCTGCACTGCAGCAGCTACAACATCAGCATCACCAGCAGCAACAGGCTCAGCTCTCCCAACTTGGACCTAGACCTCCATTCAACCAATCAGGCCAGATGGCTGCGCCCTCTGGCTGGAATCAGTTGCCTCCTGGTGTCCTCCAACCACCCACAGCCCAAGGAGGCCCTGCCTGGAGAAAGCCCCCACCCCAAGCACAGATGGTTCAACGCCCACCTTCCCTTGCTACAGTTCAGACCCCCAGTCATCCTCCGCCCCCCTACCCAGTTGGCAGCCAGCAGGCTGGGCAGGTATTCGGTGCGATGGGACAGGGACAattacagcaacaacaacaacaggctgGAATGGGTCAGTTTGCTGCTCCCCAGCCTAAAGGTCAACAGCCTGCCACTGGTGTTGCAGGGCCACCAAGACCCCCTCCACCCCTACCACCAACTACTGGACCACAGGGTAACCTCACTGCCAAATCCCCTGGTTCGTCCTCATCTCCTTTTCAGCAGGGTTCACCAGGGACACCACCTATGATGGCTCAGAGACCTACAACTCCACAGGGCTTCCCCCAGGGTATAGGTTCACCAGGAAGGGCAGCCCTCAGTCAACAGGGTAACATGCAACAGGCATTCATGGGAATGCCCCAGCATGGACAGCCTGGGGCCCAAGTTCACCCAG GTATGCCAAAGCGACCCATAGGCTTTCCAACCCCAAACTTTGTTCAAGGTCAGGTGAGTGCTAGCACTCCAGGAACCCCTGTTGGAGGCCCCGGCCAGCAGCTACAGAGCAGCCAAGCAATGGCTCACACAG GAGCTCAACCATCAGCCTCTACACCAAACTCAATGCAGGGACCACCCCATGCTCCACCTAATGTTATGGGTGTTCAAAGTAGCATGGCAGGTTCAGCACCTGGTACAACTGCTGGGCCTAGTATGGGCCAGCAACAGCCTGGCCTCCAGACCCAGATGATGGGCCTCCAGCATCAGGCCCAGCCTGTGTCCTCCTCCCCCAGCCAGATGGTTCAAGGCCAGGGTGCAGGTCAGACTGTCCTCTCAAGGCCCATCAATCAAGGGCAGAGAGGAGGGATGACCCCACCCAAGCAGATGATGCCTCAGCAAGGCCAGGGGGTGATGCATGGGCAGGGTCAGATGGTTGGAGGCCAAGGGCACCAGGCCAtgctcctgcagcagcagcagcaacaacaacagcagcaacaaaactCAATGATGGAACAAATGGTTGCCAACCAGATGCAAGGCAACAAGCAGGCTTTCGGGGGCAAGATGCCAGCCGGGGTTATGCCTGGGCAGATGATGCGTGGCCCTTCTCCAAATGTACCAGGTAACATGGCTCAGTTCCAGGGTCAGGTTGGCCCACAGCAGATGActccacagcaacaacaacaaatggctCAACTTCAGCAGCAGCAAATGCAACAACACCAGCTGCAACAGCAGCTgcaacagcaacagcagcaccaGCAGATGAATCAGCAACAGTCTCAGCAGGTTCCTGTTGCTGGAAATCCTAATCAAGTTATGGGCATGCATGGGCAACAGATGAGACTGCCTTCAGGGCACCCTCTCATTCAACAACAGTTGCAACAGCAGCAgttacaacagcagcagaagcaacAACAAGCCATgatgcaacagcagcagcagcaacaacaacaacaggcagCTCAGCAACATCCACATGCCATGGGGGATCCAAACAGTGGGACAGGAGATTTGGGAGTACAACAAATGGTTCCTGATATGCAGGCACAGCAACAGCAAAGCATGATGGGAGGCCCCCAGCACATGCAGATGGGAAATGGGCACTTTCCAGGTCATGGCATGAATTTCAACTCACAGTTTCCAGGTCAGATGCAGATTGCAGGACCTTGTGGACAGCCAGGTGGCTTTCCTGTTAGCAAAGATGTTACACTGACTAGCCCACTGCTGGTCAATCTGCTGCAGAGTGATATTTCAGCCAGCCAATTTGGACCAGGAGGAAAACAAGGAGCAGGTGGGGGAAATCCAGCCAAACCCAAAAAGAAGAAGCCAGCACGCAAGAAGAAGCCCAAAGAGGGAGAAGGTCAACAGCAAGTAGAGGGACTTGG TAGTCTTGAAGTGGCTGCTGGCATGGAGGATGCTGAACTGCCAAATCTTGGTGGTGAACATGGTATGGGCTTAGACAACGCAGGCCAGAAACACCCTGAATTTGCTAACAGGCCTGGAG GCTTTCCTGGCCAGCCTGGAGATCAAAGAGTATTGCAGCAAGTACCCATGCAATTtatgcagcaacaacaacaaccaccatcgcagcaacaacaacagcagcagcagcaacaacaaccaccatcacagcaacaacaacagcagatgcagcagcagcagcagcaacaacaaccaccatcacagcaacaacaacaacagatgcAGCACATACAACAACAGCAgatgcagcaacaacaaatgcagcatcagcagcagcaaatgCAACAGCAAatacagcaacagcagcaacagttgcagcagcagcaacagttacagcaacagcagcaacagttgcagcagcagcaacagttgcagcagcagcagatgcaACACATGCAACAGATACAAGGTCTCCAGAATGCACAAGGACAGCAGGGAATGACAGGACAGCAGACTACAGGTCAAGGCCAGCCCCAAATGCACCCTCATCAGCTACAGCAGCAACCACAACAGCAACCACACCTGCAACAGCAG CAACAAcagcagatgatgatgatgctgaagaTGCAGCAGGAGCAGGCGAAGAATCGTATGCCCATCCCTCCAGGAGGGCAGCTACCTCCCCGAGGAATGGGCAATCAAACTGAGGTGCAAAGACATCCTGTCTCACAGCAAGGCAACATGCCTGTGATGATCAGCCTTCAAGGACCTGGAGGGGTGCCACCATCACCTGACAAAGCCAGAGGAATGCCCCTGATAGTGAACCCACAG CTTGCAGGGGCTGCACGACGAATGTCCCATTCTGATGCAGGACAGGCTCCCCAAGGAACTGGATCTGAAGAAGCCCCTTCAGGTGCCCACTCAAAGCAGGACAGACCTGGTGGCCCAGAAATGGGGGGACAACCAGGAAATGGCACTCAACAGATTGTGGGCAATCAGGCCTCCAACACTCACATGATGAAGCAAGTCCCTGGTTCAGCGCAAATGCCCCAGCATACTGGAGCTAGTCCTCAGCAGCAGTTACCCACTCAACCTCAACAAGGAGGTCCCATGCCTGGTCTTCATTTCCCCAATGTCCCCACAACCTCACAGAGTTCAAGACCTAAAACCCCCAACAGAGCCAGCCCCAGACCATACCACCAtcccctcaccccaaccaatcgtCCACCCAGTACTGAACCCTCAGAAATTAACCTTTCACCCGAGAGGCTAAATGCCTCTATTGCAGGGCTTTTTCCTCCCAAAATTAACATTCCTTTGCCTCCAAGGCAGCCAAACCTAAACAGGGGATTTGATCAGCAAGGTCTTAATCCAACAACTCTGAAAGCCATTGGACAGGCACCTCCTAACCTAACTTTACCAGGAAACAACAATGGCAGTGCTGGTGGAAATAACACTAACAACAATCAGCAGGCATTTTCTGCTGGTTCTGGTACTGGGATGGTAGGTGCTAAACAGGACAAACCAGCTGGAGTGCAGGGTAAGAGGGCAAGTCCCAGCAATAGTAGGAGGTCAAGCCCAGCCTCTAGTCGTAAGTCAGCCACCCCGAGTCCAGGAAGACAGAAAGGGGCAAAAATGGCTGTCACTGGCCCTCCACACCAGCAGCAGTTGGTCAGTCCTCAGGGGCAAACAATGATGCTAAGCCCTACCTCAGTACCTCCAAGTCCAGTATCTATGGCTTCACAAGTGACTGGTTCCATGGAGGCGCAGCAGACCCAGAGCAACCTTCATGGAATTCAAGGTAACCCTGCTGATGGAGTCAGGGATAGTCAGGGAATGATAACAGCAGAGCAGCGACAGATACCACAGTCTCAGTCACAGCCACAGCCTTTAAGGGAGTTATCAGCACCCAGAATGACTAGCCCTCGTCTGCCTGCACCTCAGCAGCCTAAAACTGACTTGGAACTGCAGGCTTGCACTGTTGATAGGCAGCTGACGCATTCAGCGCCTGTACAGGAGTCCGAGGTCTCACCTGCTATCAGAGCAGCCCCGACTTCCCTAAACCAGTTACTGGATAACACAGGTGTTCCAAATATGTCCCTGAGAACCGTACAGAGTAGTACTGTTAGGGATGTAATGGGAAAGGACAGTCCTAAGTCTGCTTTTGATCCAGAAAGACCACTTCACAGTAATTCCCAAAGCACAGATGTGGCAGTGTCTGTTGCTAATACTGCAGAAACCGAAGCTAAACTCAAACCTGCTGTCCCAGTCCCTACCAGCAGTCCTAACTTACTGCCTGTTTCAGTTCCTGGTTCACATCCTCCCAATAGCATGAACTCCAATACCACTCCCAGCCTTAATCAAAACCCAGTTTCCAGTCTTGGTGTCATTCCTAGTTCAAATGTAAATGcaacacctacacacacagtcAGTACCAACACTAATGCCACCACAAGTGTAAACCCCAGTACAATTGCTTCCAGTCAGATTAGTTCTGCGTCCACAGTTAGTAGTAGTTCGAACTCTAGCTCTGCTGTAAACCCAATTGGTTCGGCTACTAAACCAAGCCCTAGTCCTAAAACTGTGACAAGTGTACACTCAGTCATACAGATCCCTGCCTCTTCTAGCACCATTTCCCCCAACCAGATCACTGTGTTTGTGGCCTCAAACCCTATCACTTCTGCCCCTGCTTCACAGCCGCCCACATCTATGGTTTCAACTATGGTGGCTGTCCCTCACAGGAACATTAGACCTCAGGACATCCGGCAGCAGAGCTCAGCATCCCGACCTCCTCAGTTCATCACAACCACCCCTGTATTTATCAACCCAATTTTCCAGGTCCCAAGTTCATCTGTGGCTCCCAATACTACAGTGGTATCTCAGTCAGTCACCATGGTGGGGTCTATCCAAGTGTCAAATGCAAATATCCAGCTTTCTGCTGCTCCAAGCTCTACCCAGTCCTCAGGGACTAACATGACCAGCAGTCAGCCCACTAGAAATGCTGTTGGACAGCTTCAGATTGCCACTAGTATGTCATCACCGGCCCCAGCACCTCCCCTAGGTCTTCAAAGTAACCCAGCAGCTAACAAAACAGAAAGCCCCGGTGAGGCTATTTCTACTCCAAAATCTCACCCAGTTCCACAGCCATCTCCTCATCCCAACCCTTCAGCATCTCCCTTTCAGCCACCTCTGGCTTCTCCTCTTCCCTGCTCTAGTCCTGGGGCTGTTAACACCGTCCGGAAAAGCCCTGTTTCTTCATCTCCAACTGCCCAGTTAAGAAGTAAGCCTGCACAGGTTGCTGTAGCTGTTTCTGTTACAGCGGACTCCCAGCAAAGTCCTGTGGAAAGGCCTGcacaggggcacacaggggcTGTGCCACCACAGGTCTTTCATCCTCCTGCTAGTCCAGCCATTCAGATTGAAGCACAAGCCCCCCATACTACTGCTGTTTCCCAAAACACCCTTGCTATATCTGCAGTTTCATCTCCAGTCCCAGTTCCTGGTCAAGTCACTGCTCCTACTCAGATTATAAGCCAGACTCAAGCACATGCACCAGCTTCAGTCTCAACCCCAATGCAAGCTGTAACATCTCAAGCTCCTGTTGTGGCTGTAGTTGGTACTCCCActggtgtttcttcttcagctgTGCTCTCCACAGTTCCTCTTGTGCAAAGTCCAGTACCGTCCATTATTCCAACCCTTGCCACACCTGGACCTGTTCGCGAGGGTTCCCAGACCACATCCTCTCCAGCTGCTAACCCAAGCGGAGTTCCAGCAGGCCAGTCTGACCCTGCAACAGCTGTGGAGCCCTCCATCCCAACAGCTGGAGCAGCTGCTGAAACCACTCAGACCACAGCAG CACCTATTCAACAAGAAGCTCCACAGTCACAGGAACCTACTGCTACCGAGAAGACCG gtGAAGAGGCTTCGACCGGTTCTGAACAGGG AtgggcaaagaaaagaaaggcgCCCATCAACTTAGTCTCAAG AGCTGCTGTGGAGAAGCCCAAAGGGCCAAGCAGGCGCAGCTCCCGGGCTGAgaaagaggtggaggaggagccaGTAGCAGACAGCAGCCTTAGGAAGAGATCGGCCAGGCCTGCAACCAGTGCTGCTGTGAAAG AAGCTGGAGCGAGCCCCACGCAGGCCAAGAGAAGGAAGTCTAAGTAG